Proteins found in one Candidatus Bathyarchaeum sp. genomic segment:
- a CDS encoding DUF4177 domain-containing protein — protein MTTWEYVALPVRTKISINRRSQEKNAVILNVEEDLNALGEEGWELVSVQNVRLETGSLFTVAYLKREKQ, from the coding sequence TTGACGACTTGGGAATATGTTGCGCTTCCAGTAAGAACTAAAATTAGTATTAATCGTCGTTCGCAGGAAAAAAATGCTGTTATCCTAAATGTGGAAGAGGACTTGAATGCTTTAGGTGAAGAAGGTTGGGAGCTGGTAAGCGTTCAAAATGTTCGTTTAGAAACAGGAAGTTTATTCACTGTTGCTTACCTAAAGCGAGAAAAACAATAA
- a CDS encoding MBL fold metallo-hydrolase: MKFSCYGGVGDIGGNKILVKMGKASIFLDFGLSYSEEGLFFEEFLQPRSGCKIHDLLKLGMLPKIDGIYRQDALCPKDFENYNVRAKDFWRINILSYEEAKQKGLWHPDALFISHAHLDHCGYAPYLGAFPFLCSQTTQKLMDAIAEIGNLQSLDKQLTATKDRKMTQLKTGFFPGEPKVDYSKEEIKRKFSNLEHKKPQIIKNELTVTGFDVDHSIPGSMSCLVESKDTQVLYTGDIRFHGKSGYDLGNELDGLAPDVMFCEGTRIDKTEPDNEKKVESDLTDIFSESEGLVMVGFTWKDIDRYETVRDAALKSGKTPVFDPRLAYLLARLGRSVYDEGATVFLERCGSMLYSPGDYSYSKHKVGDMPLSEWSNKRDNINVDIKHLEKGVSALELNKNPSGYVLHLDYFRFKNILDFNLPEDSVFVRAQCEPFNPRMELSQDRMIRWLEHFKINAKNDYKPYQIHASGHASGPEIQEMINKIKPKLLVPVHTTYPDRFKNPAGEVYVPVKGEEKTF; encoded by the coding sequence ATGAAGTTCAGCTGTTACGGTGGAGTAGGAGACATTGGTGGAAACAAAATCCTAGTTAAAATGGGGAAGGCTTCGATTTTTCTGGATTTTGGATTATCATACAGTGAAGAGGGACTGTTTTTCGAAGAGTTTTTACAGCCTCGTTCAGGATGCAAAATACATGATTTACTTAAACTTGGAATGTTACCAAAAATTGACGGAATCTACCGCCAAGATGCCCTTTGCCCAAAAGATTTTGAAAACTACAATGTTCGTGCAAAAGACTTTTGGAGAATAAACATCCTAAGCTATGAAGAAGCAAAACAAAAGGGTTTGTGGCACCCCGATGCATTGTTTATTTCTCATGCCCATTTAGACCACTGTGGATACGCACCGTATTTAGGAGCCTTTCCATTTTTGTGCTCGCAGACCACACAAAAACTAATGGATGCAATAGCAGAAATTGGAAACCTGCAAAGTTTAGACAAACAACTAACTGCAACAAAAGACCGAAAAATGACCCAACTAAAAACAGGTTTTTTCCCCGGGGAGCCAAAAGTTGATTACTCAAAAGAGGAAATTAAACGAAAGTTTTCCAATTTGGAACACAAAAAACCACAAATCATCAAAAATGAGCTGACTGTTACTGGATTTGATGTGGATCATTCGATACCGGGGTCTATGTCGTGTTTGGTTGAATCAAAAGATACACAGGTGTTGTATACGGGGGACATTCGTTTTCATGGCAAATCAGGCTACGACCTAGGAAACGAGCTGGACGGTCTGGCTCCCGATGTTATGTTTTGTGAAGGAACCCGCATCGACAAAACTGAACCAGACAACGAAAAAAAGGTAGAGTCAGACCTCACAGACATTTTTTCTGAATCCGAAGGCTTGGTGATGGTGGGTTTCACATGGAAAGACATCGACAGATACGAAACAGTAAGAGATGCTGCACTAAAAAGTGGAAAAACCCCAGTTTTTGACCCAAGGTTAGCTTACCTTTTGGCAAGGTTGGGCAGAAGCGTTTACGATGAAGGGGCAACTGTGTTTCTTGAAAGGTGTGGTTCTATGCTTTATTCTCCAGGGGATTACAGTTACTCAAAACATAAAGTCGGCGACATGCCCCTTTCAGAATGGAGCAACAAACGGGACAACATAAACGTGGACATAAAACATCTAGAAAAAGGAGTTAGCGCTTTAGAACTTAACAAGAACCCTTCAGGTTATGTTTTGCATCTGGACTATTTCAGGTTCAAAAACATTTTAGATTTTAATCTTCCCGAAGACTCAGTTTTTGTAAGGGCACAGTGCGAACCCTTCAATCCCAGAATGGAACTATCACAAGACCGAATGATACGGTGGCTCGAACACTTCAAAATTAACGCCAAAAACGATTACAAACCTTACCAGATTCACGCGAGCGGTCACGCTTCAGGTCCAGAAATCCAAGAAATGATAAACAAAATCAAACCCAAACTGTTGGTTCCCGTTCATACCACATATCCTGACCGATTCAAAAACCCAGCAGGTGAAGTTTACGTTCCAGTAAAGGGTGAAGAGAAAACTTTTTGA
- a CDS encoding flavodoxin domain-containing protein, giving the protein MKNALILYWSATGNTQKVAFAVKDGLESAGLHVSLKKTTEAENIDYFDYDLVCVGFPSYQWHLPKPVADFLHKKFDAYKKQEKIKKSSPVVAGKYALVFCTYSGPHTGLREATPAVLYAGQFFEHLGFTILGEWCVLSEFRGSEEFSTQGRMGDIRGKPTPEELDKIKSETKALVSGL; this is encoded by the coding sequence TTGAAGAATGCTTTGATTCTATACTGGTCAGCAACTGGAAACACCCAAAAAGTTGCTTTTGCAGTAAAAGATGGTTTAGAATCAGCAGGATTGCATGTTTCGTTAAAGAAAACAACTGAAGCCGAAAACATTGACTATTTTGATTACGACCTAGTTTGTGTGGGTTTTCCTTCGTATCAGTGGCATCTTCCGAAGCCTGTTGCGGATTTTTTGCACAAGAAATTTGATGCTTACAAAAAGCAAGAAAAAATCAAAAAAAGTTCCCCTGTAGTTGCAGGTAAATATGCCTTAGTTTTCTGCACGTATTCTGGTCCTCATACTGGGCTTCGTGAAGCGACTCCTGCTGTATTGTATGCTGGTCAGTTTTTTGAACACTTGGGATTCACTATATTGGGTGAATGGTGTGTTCTAAGTGAATTTCGTGGCTCAGAAGAATTTAGCACCCAAGGCAGAATGGGCGACATACGAGGAAAACCAACTCCCGAAGAGCTAGATAAAATAAAATCCGAAACTAAAGCGCTGGTTTCTGGTCTTTAG
- a CDS encoding IMP cyclohydrolase: MKRALISVHDKTGIVDFAKELNKLRFRIISTGGTLTTLEENGVSNIKHVSEVTGFPEILEGRIKTLHPKMLAGIFAIRNNKAHMKELENFQISPVDLVVCNLYPFEKVTKEGATLKTALENVDIGGPTMIRAAAKNFENVVVVVNPQRYTQVLEEYKNNGDVTAKTRKALAGEAFKETSRYDSVIWEFLEKI, translated from the coding sequence ATGAAACGTGCATTGATTTCTGTTCATGACAAAACGGGAATAGTTGATTTTGCCAAGGAACTTAACAAACTAAGATTTAGGATTATTTCCACTGGTGGAACCTTAACCACCCTTGAAGAAAATGGAGTTTCAAACATCAAACATGTTTCTGAAGTAACTGGTTTTCCAGAGATACTGGAAGGAAGAATTAAAACGTTACATCCAAAAATGTTAGCAGGGATTTTTGCAATTAGAAACAACAAAGCTCACATGAAGGAGCTTGAAAACTTTCAGATATCCCCCGTTGATTTGGTTGTTTGCAATTTGTATCCTTTTGAGAAAGTAACAAAGGAGGGGGCAACTCTAAAAACTGCTCTGGAAAACGTCGATATCGGGGGTCCAACCATGATTCGGGCGGCTGCAAAAAATTTTGAGAACGTGGTTGTAGTTGTTAACCCTCAAAGGTACACGCAGGTCCTTGAGGAATACAAAAACAACGGCGATGTAACTGCAAAAACAAGAAAAGCTTTAGCGGGTGAAGCTTTCAAAGAAACGTCCCGATATGATTCAGTAATCTGGGAATTTTTAGAAAAAATATAA
- a CDS encoding Lrp/AsnC ligand binding domain-containing protein, whose protein sequence is MSMAYVLINTEPKHMEDIAATLEKLDSVVEIFPVYGVYDLVAKIQAETMEKLKDIVTFKIRSLKNVRSTITMLILDDKQST, encoded by the coding sequence ATGTCGATGGCTTATGTGCTGATTAACACGGAACCCAAACACATGGAAGACATTGCAGCAACTCTAGAAAAACTTGATTCAGTTGTAGAAATCTTTCCCGTTTATGGTGTTTATGATCTAGTTGCAAAAATTCAAGCAGAAACCATGGAAAAACTCAAGGACATCGTGACATTTAAAATCCGAAGCCTAAAAAATGTTCGGTCAACCATAACAATGTTGATACTAGACGACAAACAGTCAACTTAA
- a CDS encoding class II SORL domain-containing protein, with protein sequence MSEDYSLTELNRPDWNNMTVMSKKHTPIIEAPNKVKADESFTVKIKVGGIDGVEHPNTLSHWINWVNLYAGKRLISRTEFGAEVSDGYVISINVTLKETAVLHAQEFCNLHGVWEGKAVKVEVE encoded by the coding sequence TTGAGTGAAGACTATTCTTTAACTGAATTAAACCGACCAGACTGGAACAACATGACTGTAATGTCAAAAAAACACACCCCAATAATTGAAGCCCCAAACAAAGTAAAGGCTGACGAATCATTTACAGTAAAAATCAAAGTTGGAGGAATCGACGGAGTTGAACACCCCAACACTTTAAGCCACTGGATAAACTGGGTGAATCTTTACGCGGGAAAAAGACTAATCTCTAGAACAGAGTTTGGTGCCGAAGTATCAGACGGTTACGTAATATCAATCAATGTAACGCTAAAAGAAACAGCAGTTTTGCACGCTCAAGAGTTCTGCAACTTGCATGGAGTCTGGGAAGGAAAAGCAGTGAAAGTCGAAGTTGAATAA
- a CDS encoding Lrp/AsnC family transcriptional regulator translates to MDTKILRDLLNDSRKSFREIAKEAGVSQDIIWQHYKKMKSQGIICGSTIQLDYRSLGHNAVGRITINVEPNHQDKVATKIKKIRNVEGVFGVKKEPEFVAVVELKTVEEIEEIAYLIKQVPFVTGLKKEIWLGIRSIPDNLSQLSSTAEKRAVSEKIAIHNEVKTQKSKIDQIDKQIIEKLGKNSRLSFRKIAQEIGISTDTVSRRFKKLYSKGIIKPLIQIDPTKIGYKATVFFSVSFISEQKLVNIVEIISQIPDIVLILNTSGHFDLFIMSLVKNVEQIFSIQEELYKIPGITELVTKIVKSDPILPFHCEHISNF, encoded by the coding sequence ATTGATACCAAGATTTTAAGAGATTTGCTTAACGATTCACGAAAGAGCTTTAGAGAAATCGCCAAAGAAGCAGGAGTATCACAAGACATAATCTGGCAACACTACAAAAAAATGAAAAGTCAGGGAATAATTTGTGGTTCCACCATCCAACTTGACTACAGGAGCCTAGGTCACAACGCCGTAGGAAGAATAACAATAAATGTAGAACCGAATCACCAAGACAAAGTGGCAACAAAGATTAAAAAAATCCGTAATGTCGAAGGCGTTTTTGGTGTTAAAAAAGAGCCGGAATTCGTAGCGGTTGTTGAACTAAAGACAGTTGAAGAAATAGAAGAAATCGCCTATTTGATAAAACAAGTTCCATTTGTAACAGGTCTAAAAAAGGAAATTTGGCTTGGAATCAGAAGCATTCCCGATAATTTATCTCAATTATCCAGCACTGCAGAAAAAAGGGCAGTTTCAGAGAAAATAGCAATTCATAATGAGGTAAAAACTCAAAAAAGCAAAATTGATCAAATCGACAAACAAATAATTGAAAAGTTAGGAAAAAACAGTCGTTTATCTTTTAGAAAAATTGCTCAAGAGATAGGCATTTCTACAGATACCGTTTCTAGAAGGTTTAAGAAACTATACAGCAAAGGAATAATCAAACCATTAATTCAGATAGACCCAACAAAAATAGGATATAAAGCAACAGTTTTTTTCAGCGTGTCATTTATTTCCGAACAAAAACTAGTTAACATCGTAGAAATAATTAGCCAGATTCCAGACATAGTTTTAATTTTAAACACTAGTGGGCACTTTGACCTTTTCATAATGTCACTAGTGAAGAACGTTGAACAGATATTTTCAATTCAAGAGGAACTTTACAAAATACCCGGAATTACCGAACTGGTAACAAAGATAGTAAAATCAGATCCAATATTACCATTCCACTGTGAACACATATCAAATTTTTAA